A window of the Helianthus annuus cultivar XRQ/B chromosome 4, HanXRQr2.0-SUNRISE, whole genome shotgun sequence genome harbors these coding sequences:
- the LOC110937630 gene encoding uncharacterized protein LOC110937630, with the protein MTDHRPETLCLSSRANLCLLVFFLLLIINGVVGTKKRVHIPNDLHDVEDNEEDEAWIEWGQKKKMTEEEFDPPPENFSDLDITQMQEEIMKRQVGLSYGFVKLRLTDHRTPDMVSDIAEKWTNLARTGAIEVTFMGFDIATVMFSLQNAQNTYEVKEFVLSQPESYEIKMGDRFFRRLGDPPYDDLLKELHKSKKKRSTSSNDTILKTEL; encoded by the exons ATGACGGATCACAGACCGGAGACATTGTGTTTATCTTCCCGGGCCAATCTTTGTCTCCTCGTCTTCTTCCTACTCTTAATCATCAACGGCGTCGTTGGAACAAAGAAGCGAGTTCACATTCCCAACGACCTCCACGACGTGGAGGACAACGAGGAGGATGAGGCATGGATAGAATGGGGACAGAAAAAGAAAATGACCGAAGAAGAATTTGATCCGCCACCTGAGAATTTTTCGGATTTGGATATCACCCAAATGCAGGAGGAGATCATGAAACGGCAGGTCGGACTCTCGTATGGCTTCGTTAAGCTACGATTAACAGATCATCGTACCCCG GATATGGTATCAGATATTGCGGAGAAATGGACCAACCTTGCAAGAACCGGAGCAATCGAAGTCACTTTCATGGGTTTCGATATTGCTACTGTAATGTTCTCATTACAAAATGCACAAAACACTTATGAG GTGAAGGAGTTTGTTCTGAGCCAGCCAGAATCATATGAAATTAAAATGGGGGATCGGTTTTTCAGAAGACTGGGAGATCCTCCATACGATGATCTTCTAAAGGAACTCCATAAAAGCAAGAAGAAACGCTCTACTTCCTCGAACGATACCATTCTGAAAACCGAGTTATAA
- the LOC110937627 gene encoding uncharacterized protein LOC110937627, producing MGDLYALDFDGVLCDSCGESSISAVKAAKQKWPQLFTTVDSSIEDWIVDQMHTVRPVVETGYENLLLVRLLLEIKIPSLQTSSVAKGLTIEGILENWADIKPVIMKEWSENREELVDLFGKVRDDWMEKDLATWIGANRFYPGVPDALRFASSQLYIVTTKQGRFADALLRELAGVTIPSERIYALGSGPKVETLKKLQKRPENQGLTLHFVEDRLATLKNVIKDPELNGWNLYLVDWGFNTQKEREEAATYSRIHLLQLSDFTKKLK from the exons ATGGGGGATCTCTATGCCTTAGACTTCGATGGAGTTCTTTGTGACAGTTGCGGAGAGAGTTCCATCTCTGCTGTCAAG GCAGCCAAACAGAAATGGCCTCAGCTGTTTACTACCGTCGATTCATCAATTGAAGATTGGATTGTTGATCAGATGCACACA GTAAGGCCTGTTGTGGAAACTGGATATGAGAATCTTTTGCTAGTGAGACTGCTTTTGGAGATTAAGATCCCTTCATTGCAAACCTCAtca GTGGCAAAAGGGCTCACAATTGAAGGAATATTGGAGAACTGGGCGGATATTAAACCGGTGATAATGAAAGAATGGAGTGAAAACAGAGAGGAACTTGTGGATCTCTTTGGAAAGGTTAGGGATGATTGGATGGAAAAGGATTTGGCTACATGGATTGGAGCCAACAG GTTTTATCCAGGTGTTCCTGATGCACTGAGGTTTGCGAGTTCGCAACTTTACATAGTTACCACAAAACAA GGTCGTTTTGCTGATGCTTTACTTCGAGAACTTGCTGGAGTTACCATACCATCCGAAAGAATCTATGCTCTTGGATCTGG TCCCAAAGTAGAAACGCTAAAGAAGCTTCAAAAGCGACCAGAAAACCAAGGCCTCACCCTACA CTTCGTGGAAGACCGACTAGCAACACTGAAAAACGTCATCAAAGATCCCGAGCTAAATGGGTGGAACTTGTATCTAG TTGATTGGGGCTTCAACACTCAGAAAGAGAGGGAGGAAGCTGCAACTTATTCCAGAATTCACCTGCTTCAGCTCTCGGATTTCACCAAAAAGTTAAAATGA
- the LOC110937628 gene encoding uncharacterized protein LOC110937628 → MGDLYALDFDGVLCDSVGETAISCVKAAKLRWPELFATVDSSLEDWFVDQMRILRPVVETGYETLLIVRLLLEIKNPSLRTSSVANGLTVEGILENWFDILPVVMKEWSENKEELIDLFDVVRDEWVENNVDAWLGANRFFPGVPDALKFSSSQLYIVTTKRGRFADLLLRELAGVTIPPERLYALGSGPKVETLKMLQKRPEHQGLTLHFVEDRLATLKNVIKDPELNGWNLYLVDWGYNTQKDREEAANHSRINLLQLSDFTTKLK, encoded by the exons ATGGGGGATCTCTATGCATTGGACTTCGATGGAGTTCTTTGCGATAGCGTCGGAGAAACCGCCATCTCCTGTGTTAAG GCAGCCAAACTGAGATGGCCCGAATTGTTTGCTACCGTCGATTCATCACTGGAAGATTGGTTTGTTGATCAAATGCGAATA TTGCGGCCGGTTGTGGAAACTGGATATGAGACCCTGCTGATTGTGAGATTGCTTCTAGAGATTAAGAACCCTTCATTGCGAACTTCTTCG GTGGCAAATGGGCTCACAGTTGAAGGAATATTGGAGAACTGGTTTGATATTTTACCAGTTGTAATGAAAGAATGGAGTGAAAACAAAGAGGAACTTATAGATCTCTTTGATGTAGTTAGGGATGAATGGGTGGAAAATAATGTGGATGCATGGTTGGGAGCAAACAG GTTTTTTCCAGGTGTTCCCGATGCATTAAAGTTTTCGAGTTCACAACTCTACATAGTTACCACAAAACGT GGTCGTTTTGCTGATTTGTTACTGCGAGAACTTGCTGGAGTTACCATACCACCCGAAAGACTATACGCACTTGGATCTGG TCCCAAAGTAGAAACACTGAAGATGCTTCAAAAGCGACCAGAACACCAAGGCCTCACCCTACA CTTCGTGGAAGACCGACTAGCAACACTGAAAAACGTCATCAAAGATCCCGAGCTAAACGGGTGGAACTTGTATCTAG TTGATTGGGGTTACAACACTCAGAAAGATAGGGAGGAAGCTGCAAATCATTCCAGAATTAATCTGCTTCAGCTTTCTGATTTCACCACTAAGTTAAAATGA
- the LOC110937626 gene encoding ATG8-interacting protein 2, with amino-acid sequence MAEKDEAQVNTTRGADWEVVTLTASAYAASPGGSIPEVKHEEKSEVIDKDNTETSNALFMSGHFVYPPRQNENAKSEPEMTEIFENLVAKDDGSVSVKDLGGEFESSIKEEENWDLRKLTEMGFTENTSLNLAGKEESIYDSPTLHSLHNEVTMGALNLDDETGAFDESVHSSDPALDSNTQNLPSKEDDHLDNHDGSGYTVWLKKQAVCFYAHAKETNTLWSVVAAAAVMGIVIIGHKWHQEKWQVFRHEWKSRTPDEKIRMMAGPLARFKYAIIGGQQQHDFSIGGGIYGEL; translated from the exons ATGGCGGAAAAAGATGAAGCACAGGTAAACACCACTCGAGGAGCCGATTGGGAAGTGGTGACGCTCACTGCATCGGCGTATGCTGCTTCACCTGGCGGGAGTATTCCGGAGGTTAAACATGAGGAAAAGAGTGAAGTGATTGACAAAGATAACACCGAAACTTCAAACGCTTTGTTCATGTCTGGACATTTTGTTTATCCACCTAGGCAGAACGAGAACGCGAAATCAGAGCCTGAAATGACGGAGATTTTTGAAAATCTGGTAGCGAAAGATGACGGTTCTGTATCTGTTAAAGATTTAGGTGGAGAGTTTGAATCTAGCATCAAGGAAGAAGAAAATTGGGATCTTAGGAAGCTGACTGAGATGGGCTTTACGGAAAACACTAGTCTGAATTTGGCGGGAAAGGAGGAGAGTATTTATGATTCTCCTACGCTTCATTCGTTACACAATGAAGTGACTATGGGTGCGTTAAACTTGGATGATGAAACGGGTGCGTTCGATGAGTCTGTACATTCTTCTGATCCAGCACTGGATTCAAACACTCAAAATCTTCCGTCTAAAGAAGACGACCATTTAGACAACCATGACGGATCCGGCTATACTGTGTGGTTAAAGAAACAAGCTGTTTGTTTCTATGCACACGCAAAAGAAACAAACACACTGTGGTCGGTTGTTGCTGCTGCAGCCGTAATGGGCATTGTAATTATTGGCCATAAGTGGCACCAAGAAAAATGGCAAGTTTTCCGTCACGAGTGGAAATCTAGGACTCCTGATGAG AAAATAAGGATGATGGCGGGTCCGCTAGCGCGATTCAAGTACGCGATCATAGGTGGTCAACAACAGCATGATTTTTCCATTGGGGGAGGCATCTATGGGGAACTTTGA
- the LOC110935185 gene encoding uncharacterized protein LOC110935185 encodes MDSPDSNPPFHFQPASSSPRNNNNQLPPRKRYKDDNDDDITPPPKRQQFAVPKDVVEGSASRTITTWRKLHEINLLKGILEYYKQNGTYPFDDMTHMQRFYKDWIENREYVDEDVFTSKMVELPERFFKDQDKTLVLGKNVKAWMPRVDVRIYELSHMIWGGEDDDGGDGDDGGVCVDPKVDDQKLKEGGS; translated from the coding sequence ATGGATTCTCCCGATTCTAACCCTCCATTTCACTTTCAACCGGCCAGTAGTTCTCCaagaaacaacaacaaccaaCTACCACCACGTAAACGCTACAAAGATGACAACGACGACGACATTACTCCACCACCAAAACGCCAACAATTTGCAGTCCCAAAAGATGTTGTGGAGGGTTCAGCCAGTAGAACAATAACCACATGGAGAAAGTTACATGAGATCAATCTGTTGAAGGGCATTCTTGAATATTATAAGCAAAATGGGACGTACCCGTTTGATGATATGACTCACATGCAAAGGTTTTACAAGGATTGGATCGAAAACCGGGAGTATGTAGATGAAGATGTGTTTACTAGTAAAATGGTTGAGTTGCCGGAAAGATTCTTTAAGGATCAGGATAAGACGTTGGTTTTGGGGAAGAATGTGAAGGCTTGGATGCCTCGTGTTGATGTTAGGATTTATGAGTTGTCACATATGATTTGGGgaggtgaagatgatgatggtggtgatggtgatgatggtggtgtttGTGTTGATCCAAAAGTTGATGATCAAAAGTTGAAAGAAGGTGGATCTTGA
- the LOC110937625 gene encoding origin of replication complex subunit 5 yields the protein MSKEETPQVTRRTTRLSATHTPNAIQSPTKSINLPPLSLHNLVYGEQQEPLTFDDLISSLPGRKNQIFDLLRLLGPVNSPMSPMFVYGSASTGKTSTILRVFRYLNRPFVYSSCRTCYNARQLFDNILNQLLLHRKSENNGYSSAKKCEKPADFVNLLKEALVGVVDGLKRSSSSKKLNGCVNGSMVYLIFDSLELVRDWDKSGTILPLLFKLHDVLKVNDVGLIFISSSSLDTYHSETGFVDPISVYFPDYTEEGLRQIFMRNQANPKLRSAFLDVVLKPFCRVTRRLDELSTALSPLFKKYCEPLDDLNVIPDEETKRKLFSCLQPHIGPALNEILGVTSQSSVEAGIKNNLKRKGGLKKFGNDSIDDIDFHMSTSAKYLLVSAFLASRNPATLDASFFDSTGGSANQKKRRKTSEKSKDLKEASEQELFMKGPGTFPLERLLAIFQCIASSDEYSLENDEDPQETTGLGGDFGENNLMSDILLQVSSLCNANFITKGGSCPLEGSTRYRSTISEDLALKVARSLKFPLSKYLYRR from the exons ATGAGCAAAGAAGAAACTCCACAAGTTACAAGAAGAACAACAAGATTATCAGCAACCCACACCCCAAATGCAATTCAAAGCCCTACAAAAAGCATCAATCTTCCACCACTCTCGCTTCACAATCTCGTGTATGGAGAACAACAAGAACCCCTAACTTTTGATGATCTAATTTCCAGTTTACCCGGAAGAAAAAACCAAATTTTTGACCTTTTACGCCTCTTAGGTCCGGTGAATTCCCCCATGTCTCCGATGTTCGTATACGGTTCCGCATCGACCGGTAAAACGAGTACTATTCTTCGGGTTTTTCGGTACTTAAACCGGCCATTTGTGTACTCTAGTTGCAGGACTTGTTACAATGCACGCCAACTGTTTGATAATATTCTGAACCAGCTTTTGCTTCATAGGAAGAGTGAAAACAATGGTTATTCGAGTGCGAAGAAGTGCGAAAAGCCGGCTGACTTTGTTAATCTTTTGAAGGAAGCATTGGTGGGTGTTGTAGATGGTTTGAAGAGATCTTCTAGCTCAAAGAAGTTAAATGGATGTGTTAATGGAAGTATGGTTTACTTGATTTTTGATAGTTTAGAGCTTGTTAGAGATTGGGATAAGAGTGGTACAATATTGCCACTTTTGTTTAAGCTTCATGATGTTTTGAAGGTTAATGATGTGGGTTTGATTTTTATTAGCAGCTCCTCGCTTGATACGTACCATTCGGAGACCGGTTTTGTTGATCCGATATCGGTTTATTTCCCTGATTATACAGAAGAGGGACTCAGGCAAATCTTTATGAGAAACCAAGCGAATCCGAAACTCCGATCCGCTTTTCTTGA TGTGGTATTGAAGCCTTTCTGTCGAGTAACAAGAAGGCTTGACGAGTTATCTACTGCTTTATCACCGTTATTCAAGAAATACTGTGAGCCATTAGACGATTTAAATGTTATCCCTGATGAAGAAACGAAGAGAAAGTTATTTAGTTGTCTTCAACCTCATATCGGTCCTGCTCTGAATGAGATATTGGGAGTCACTTCTCAGTCATCTGTAGAAGCTGGAATAAAAAACAATTTGAAAAGAAAAGGCGGCTTGAAGAAATTCGGAAATGATTCTATTGATGATATAGACTTCCATATGTCTACTTCCGCAAAATATCTTCTCGTTTCTGCGTTTCTTGCTTCTAGAAATCCTGCTACCCTTGATGCGTCGTTCTTTGATTCAACTGGCGGTTCTGCTAATCAGAAAAAGAGACGAAA GACTTCTGAAAAATCGAAGGATTTGAAGGAAGCTTCAGAGCAAGAACTGTTTATGAAAGGCCCTGGAACTTTTCCTTTAGAAAGATTATTAGCTATTTTCCAGTGTATCGCGTCAAGTGACGAATATTCACTTGAAAACGACGAAGATCCACAAGAAACAACAGGTTTAGGTGGTGATTTCGGTGAAAACAATCTTATGTCTGATATTCTCTTGCAAGTATCAAGTCTTTGCAATGCTAATTTTATAACCAAGGGTGGAAGTTGTCCACTAGAAGGATCCACCCGATATCGGTCCACAATTAGCGAGGATCTTGCATTAAAA GTAGCTAGGAGCTTGAAGTTCCCGCTTTCAAAGTATTTGTACAGACGATAG